The genomic interval ACCGAACATGTTGCCGGAAACGAGTACTCCATAGTTCTCGGGATTCTTTGTAAGCCACATCATCTGAGCATCGATGTTCGTCTCCCAGAGATCTATATGAGGATACTTCTCCGAGATTTTTTTTCCCTCTTCCCTCATCATACCGCTTGTTTCGCGGATAACGTTGGGTTTCTCACATATGGTAACGCTCTTGTAACCAAATTTGTCCGCGTGTTCAAACGCAGCTGTAAGAATCCTTCTGCAGGCGTTTCTTGAGAAGATCCGGGTTGATACAGCAAGATCTTCCCTTGGAACATCGGCGAAGTTCTTCTTGAATTTAGGATGGCTCATAAGGGCATCGTACACGTTGTCCGGGGGGTTGGTCCACTCCACTCCACCGTAAAGCCCTTCCGTATTCTGCCTGAAAATCACTACGTCAACCGGTGGCTCCTCTATCGTGTTCCCCGGCCCTTTTCGGATGAAGTTCAATGGGTTGCCTTTGAAGGCTTTGCAGGGTCTTATGCAAATATCGAGATCGAAATGCTGCCGCATGGCGACTATCGGGCTGTAATAGACAAGCCCTTTGTCCCTGAGAGAAGGATCAAGAGCATCCAGGGCTTTGTCCTTGGGTTTTGAGGTAATGGCTCCAAAAAGGGCAATTTTATGTTTTTCAAGCAGATCTATTGTTCTGTCAGGGAGGGGATTCCCTTCCTTTTTCCAGAATTCCCATCCGATATCTGCATGAACGTAATCAGCCTCGAATCCGACAGCTTCAAGAACTCTAAGAGTTTCATCAAGCACTGCACCTCCAATACCGTCTCCGGGCATTGTTACTACAGTTCTCTTCATCCGTTACTCCCTTCAATTTGCATTTACTACGAACTATCAACCCGGCAAAGATACATACAAGTTAAGTCGGAGAAAACCCCGCATTAAATCCAACCGATAAGCAGCATGTTAATCACTGAAGTTATTTTTCGTCCCTCTCGGCCAGTACAAGAAGCCTTGGTGAACAATCCGCATCCCAGGGAGAAAGGTCATAATCACCCCAGATAGTAATAATTTTCAGTCCCTCGTTCCTGATATCAAAAAGCAGCTCTCCAGTTGATATGAGAGCCAGTTCAAGTCTGATGTCTATCCTTTCATCAGCTACGGCAGTACCTGAGTATTCCATGTCGAATACTATCAGGCCCCTTTCCAGATCATGGCTTACCGATTCGACAAGTCTCTGCGAAGTACCGTTCTCATTGAAATCGTATCTCTCTTTTCTACTTTCCCGCTCGCGAATGTGGAACCTTGGACAGGCTTCGGCAAGAAATCTCCCCCCGGATTTCAATACTGAGCTTATCTCCCGTAGAGCCAGCTTCCTTTCATCTCGCTTCAGAATGCAATGGATACCATTGTATGGAAATAGAACCAGATCCAACGTAGAGTTCTTCAAAGGGATGTTCTGTGCGATGGCCCTTATGCGAGATGTACGGTGCTGCAAACCCGGAGGCCATGAATTCATCATCGATTCGGAAGGTTCAAGAGCAATGACCTGTGAGCCGTCATCAAGATATTCCGTCAACCTGCCGTCACCGGCTCCGAGTTCCATACATTTCCCGGGGTGTTTCTTTCGAAAGTTCTGGTAGAATTGGATTTCCATTGTATCCGGAGGATATATTTTTCTCTCCTCGAATGAAAAGAGAGGACCGTACTGCTCCCAGAGAAGTACTTCCGGATTCAATCCACCGCCTCCACCTTGAAACCGGACCTAATCAGAGCTGCTGCCGCGACTCCTGGCATGTTGTCTCCGCAGCTTATTCCACAGGAGGGGCTTTTCTCTTTGAGATAGATTATCTCAGGATTCAATACTGAGGCGTACCTGACCGAAAGATCAGCGCCTTTAACGAATTCATCCGTAACGTCTCCCTTAGCGTCCCTGAGAATTACCGATCCTGTTCCATCAAGAACCGCAAAGCCATCACCACCGGATAAAATTGCCGGTTCTCTCGGTGTAGTCAGGCCACCGAGTTTTTCCGGACAGAAGGGTACACATTCCCCGGAATGAAGCATCCTGACGAACCTGTCAACAGGTTTTGATCTACCATCGTATCTGCAGGTTATACCGCACAGGCAAGCACTTACAAGACTGATGCCACTCATGAATGTTTTTCCTAATCAGTTTCACTATACCGAAGTATTTGTGATGAAATCCGGTTAAAAGATTGCTGAATCTGATCCCTCCCGGATGATGTAATCCTCCGGATCAACCTGAACTCCATCAATCAGAACTTCGTAATGAACATGCGGGGCAACCGATCTGCCCGTTGATCCCACTCTCGCTATCAGATCTCCCCTGTCAACTTCCTGACCAACAACAGTACACGCTGCCGAACAATGAGCGTATCTGGTAGAAACCCTTTCCGAATGCCTGATGACGATGTTCAGACCCCATCCACCGGTCCAGCCGGCAAAAACAACTCTACCGTCCGCAGGGGCATATATCGGTGTTCCTGCAACGCATGCAAGATCAATTCCTTTATGTATTCGTACAGCTCCCGTAAATGGATCTATCCGAGGCCCAAAATCGCTTACAAAAATGCCATCTACAGGCCAGATGGATGGAATGTGCGCCAGTTCGCTTTCCTTTTCCATTAAATATCCGGCAAGGGAATCGTAGGCCATCAGTTCAGCATCGGCCAATCTCTCCATGAGCATTATTTCCATTTCCATATCATCTATATACCTGAACATGTTATCACCCGGTGGTTCGTTCACAGGAACATTCTTTGGAAGAAGTACAGAAAAATCAAGGTTAAGCCCGGCACCTGCGACAAGAACCTGTTCCTCCCTGGTTACGATTTCTTCAAACCGTGACCGCAGGTTCATTACACGTTCCGAAAGCTGGTACAATTCCCCGCGAACAAGTGTGATTTCATCATGCCTTGTATCGCATGACCGGTTTACGGTGTTCATACGGCCTAATTGAAAAAACAGAGCCGAAATACCGGTTAGAAGAAGCGCTGAAAAAAGGATCAGCATCCTTAACCGGCCTGCAGTGAGTACGAATTTCTTACCGACCTTACTGGATCTCTGGGGTATCCAGTGAATGGTGCCTATTGGCATAATAGAATCCCGCTTCTCTATTTCAGGTAAAGGAGCAGGTTTTTACTGTCGGTTTTGTCGTTAAGTTTGGAAATAGCCCTGTTCTTCAGTTGCCGTACTCTCTCACGGCTTATGCCCATCGTTCTTCCTATCTCCGCAAGTGTATGTCTTCTATCAGTGTTTATCCCGAAGAACAGCTGGATTATCGTTCTTTCGCGCTGATCAAGAATGTCCAGCATTCCCGAAACGCTTCTCTTCATGGCAGTCTGGACTACTGCTTCATCGGGCGGAATATCATCGTCGTCGGAGATCATCTCCTGGAAAGTCTTGTCACTACCTTCGTAAACAGGGCTGTCAAGGGAAAGGTGCGTACTGTGTATCGACATCATTCCTTCAACATCACCCCTGGATACGTCAAGTTCATCGGCAATCTCATTCGTTGAAGGATTCCTGCCGAGAGAATGTCCGAGTTCTCTTGCTGCACGGCCCATTTTGTATAATTCTCCAACACGATTCAACGGAAGACGAACTATTCTTGACTGCTCCGCAAGAGCCTGAAGAATAGCCTGTCTTATCCACCAGACCGCATAGGTTATAAAGCGGCATCCCTTGCTTTCATCGAATCCCTTCGCGGCCCTTATCAGTCCAACATTCCCCTCGTTGATAAGGTCTTCCAGGGCAACTCCCTGGTTCGCGTACTGCTTTGCGATACTGACTACGAACCTGAGATTAGCTTCTGTAAGTTCGTTGAGGGCTTCCTGTTCTCCCGAACGGATGCGTTGGGCAAGGGAAGCCTCCTCCGCTGAGGAAAGTGTTTCTTTACTACCTATTTCTCTAAGGTACAGTTCCAGTGATCTTCCTTCTGTACGCTTTGTTGCCAAAACAGCCGCCTTTCACGTGCAATATACAGTCTCACATGTTATAATTCAGAAAAAGATAGAAGGTTCCTGTTACAATTCAAATCGATATGTAGTAGCCTAATCTGTCAAGGGGTTGACAATTGTCAACCCCTGACATTGCAGGTCATTGTTATTTTACCATATATGAAGTTCTATCTATTGAACACATCTGATATTCTTCACGTTTTACAGCCGTTCGTACTCCCGGGAGTTGACGGATCAAGGGGAAGGGCGATGGACTGGAGCAGTTTACCAAGAGAAAAGACAGAATGTATCCTCTGCGGATCCAGTTCAAAAAAACTTCTCAGCGTACAGAATTCATGGCCGGTTGTTCGCTGCAGAGAATGCGGTCTCGTATATCTTTCAGAGAGACCAGCTGAAAAGGCTCTTACCGATATATACAGCAAATCCTATTACGAAGATGGAGATGTCGGATACAAGGGTTACATTGGAACATTTGAAAAATATCATGACACGTTCATGAAGATCTTCAACAAACGTCACAAAGATCTTCTTCATCATGCCAGGGGAAAGCGGCTCCTTGAGATCGGCTGCGCATATGGATTTCTCCTTGATTATCTCCGCGAAAGAGAATGGGAAGTGACAGGCGTTGAAATAAGTCCTCTTTCTTCAGCATTCGCCCGGAATGAACTGAATCTGAATGTGCATACAGGGAGTGTTGAATCCCCTTACCTCGAAGAGCACTCCTACGATATAATTCTTTTGCTTGATGTCCTTGAACATCTTCACAGACCCTTTGATGTGCTCAACCGGATAAAAAAACTGCTTGCCCCCGAAGGTATTCTGGTTGTGCAGTGTCCATGGGAGCTTTATCACTGGGAGGAGATCGCTGAAGCTCTTCTCAGGGGAATGAAACCCGGTACTATCGAACCGGATTCGGTACCTGCCCATCTCTACTTCTTCCAGCCCCGGACCCTTGAGGCTGTTCTGAGAAAGGGAGGGTTCAGAATCCTTGCAAGACAGTCGGGGAATTACGGTTCTATCAGGAGACTGGTCAATCCACCTGCAATCAGTTTGCGCAATCCTTTAAAGGGATTTTTCCGTTTTGTCTATTTCCGGCTTGGTCTGCAGTGTTTTCTTTATGAAGCAGCAAGATTAGTGCGTCTTGGAAGCGGCATTATCAGATACGCCGTATCTGACAGTGAGAATTCAACGCAATGAAGGCAATGGTTTTATGCGCTGGCTACGGCACAAGACTGCAGCCTCTGACGGATATTGTTCCAAAACCTCTTGTGAGGATAGCAGGTTTTACTCTTATCCATGACATACTTCTTCACCTGGCTTCAGAGGGAATCGATACAGCTGTTGTAAACGGCTCCTGGAAGGCGGATATGCTTGAGGATTACCTGAAAAACACTGATCTCCCTCTGAGAATCCTGTTCCAGAGGGAAGATAAACCACTTGGTACAGCCGGAGCGGTCCGGAAAGCCCTTCCACTCCTTGGGGAAGAATTTCTTGTTGTCTACGGAGACAATCTTACAAGACAACCAGTAGCACCGCTTTTAAAGCTTCATTCACGGTTGGATTCCGAAGTTACAATTGCCCTCGCTCCTACAGGAGAACCCTCCAGCAAGGGTATAGTCCTGACAGAACCCGACGGAAAGGTATTGAATTTCCGTGAAAAACCTCCCAACGAGGTTGCTAAGTCAAATCTTGCTAATTCAGGTTTATACGTCTGCAGAAGATCAGCAGTTGAGCATCTGCGCGAAGGAGATTTTTCCGATTTCGGAAATGATGTATTTGCCCTTCTCCTTAAGGAAGGAAGAATCCTTGCCGCTGATTCTCCGGGAGGGTACACAAGAGATATCGGGACTGGAAATAGCTATCTTATTGCCTGTCATGATGTTCTATCCGGTAGACTAACACCGTATGCGAACAATGGTAATATCCGGAATGGCAAATTAATCGAAAACAGCCAGACCTACGATGATATCGAACTCAAAGGTACAATATGGATTGAAGAGGGCTCTCTGATCTCAAAAGGTTGCACTCTTGAGAATTGTGTTATACTTTCCGGCTCGACCATCGGCTGGAACTGCGCATTGAAGAATTCGCTTGTAATGCCAGAAACAGAAATACCTGAAGGCACCATAGCTGATGATAAATATCTGAAAGTGTTCTGATTGGAGAAAGCATGCTGAAAGAAATACGCACATATCTTAACCAGGTAAGTGCTCTCGCTTTGAAGATCCCATCGGAGAATATTGAAGAGCTGGTCGGAATCATACTTAAGGCTTACGAGAATGGCAGAAAGATCTTTGTTTTCGGTAACGGTGGAGGATCGGCCACTTCAAGTCATTTTGTCTGTGATCTCGCGAAGGGTACCGTAACTCCGGGAAAACCAAGATTGAAAGCTATCAGTCTGTCAGTAAATATTCCTCTTATAACCGCATGGGCGAACGATACCGATTACACTAATACATTCGGCGAACAGCTCAAAAATCTTGTTGAAAAAAAAGATGTAGTTATCGGCCTTTCCGGAAGCGGAATGAGCCCTAATGTCATAAACGCTTTCAGAGTAGCCAATAAAGCAGGCGCGATATCTGTACTGTTTTCGGGTTTCAATGGTGGAGAAGCTGTAAATATCGCTAAGAACTCAATAGTAGTCCCCAGTGATGATATGCAGCAGATCGAAGATATCCATCTGATACTCTGCCATATAGTATTCAGAATGGTTCGTGATAGAATCAGTGAAGGTTAACCGGGTCAGGAGTAGTCCTGGCTTCTGAAAACCTTTTCTCCATCGGCAAGGTACTGATTCAGCGCATCGCTGAAGATATCAGGATTACTTTCACTTTGCTCTGGAAATCTGCTTTTCCATAAATCCCAGGATTTCTGAATCTCCTGATTCATAACCTCGGGCAGGTTTCCGTCTTCTCGGGCTTCATCTATCAGATCCTGGTTATAAATAAGTATATCGCTTGCAAGAACTCTCGCAAATCTTGCAGCTCTCTGTTCCGGAGTATCATCCTCGAGAGGTACCTCTGCTGTTCCTACCATTCCACTTTTTGGAGGATTGATAATAAAGATCTCTGAACATTTTCTGCATCGAAAACGTTTCGGCGAGTCTCCGATCTTTTTTTCGGGAATATTGTATTTACAGTTACAACTGGGACAGGTCACTATCATGTGTTATACCTCCTGTGCAGAAATCTTCTCAATCTTTTCACACCTTCCCGAATATCATCATCGGATGCCGCAAAGGATAATCTGATATATCCTTCCGCTCCAAACGCAGAACCCGGTATGACAGCCAGACCTTCATTGTCCAGAAGTTCATTACAAAAACTCTCAGTATCAATCTCAGTACATACAGTCAATCGGGGAAACACGTAAAACGCCCCTTCCGGTCTCTCAAATTGTAAGTCATCTTCGACCGAAAGTAAAGAACACATCAGATCCCTTCTTCTCAGGAAGCATCTGTGCATTTCTTTTCTTTCACTCTCGGCTTTGCCTTCAAGCGCTGCCAGTGCAGCCCACTGGGAAATGGAACATGGGTTTGATGTGGAATGAGCCTGAAGTACACCGGAGATTTTTGCCCATTCAACATTTGTAAGCGAGTACCCGATGCGCCATCCCGTCATTGCGTAGGTTTTCGATACACCCGATACAACAGCGGTCCTCTTCTTTAGTTCCGGTCTGTAATCAAGTATATGGGGAGTTCCACCTTCGATGTAAACAAGATCCTCGTAAATATCATCCGAGATAACCCACATATCGGTCTCAACTATTGCATCGGCTATGCTTTTAATTTCATCTTCGGATGGAACGTAACCGGAAGGGTTCGAAGGGTAGTTGATCAGAATACCTACTGCGCCCTGGTCCGAAGCTTTAAGTATTTCTTCAGGATTGATATTCTCTTTCGGATATACGGGTATCCCTCCTGAAGCCTTGACCATCTCAGGATAACTGACCCAGTACGGCCTTGGCAGTAATACTCTGTCTCCAGGATTAATTGCGGATCTGATGAGATTCGCCAGGCCATGCTTCGCGCCATTGCTTACAACCACATTCTCAGATTTCCATTCAATGTTCCTTCTTGCTGAATAGCTCCTCGCTACAGCTTCTTTCAGTTCAGGGATTCCGGTGCTTGCAGTGTACCCGGTTTTTCCTTCCCGTATTGCGTTAATACCGGCCCATGCGATTGGCGCAGGCGTTGGAAAATCAGGTTGTCCTGCGGAAAGTGATACTATATCCCTTCCCGATTTCTTCAATTCCTTTGCCTTCGCGCTCAATTGAAGTGTAGCTGAAGGCGATAGTGACATTATGGTTCTTGAGTAATTCATAAGTCATCCATTCGTTGTATCAGATCGGTGTCCAAAATAGTCCAATAAAGCTCTTTCTACGCAGGTTGTAACCATTGTTGAAAGGTCTCCTCCATATTTCGCAATCTCTTTTACAAGTGTAGAAGATAAATACATCATATCTTCCGAAGGCATAAGATAAAGCCCCGTTATCTCAGGTGCCAGTCTTCGATTCATCAGCTGCATCTGAAACTCGTATTCAAAATCTGAATTGGCTCGAAGACCTCTTATGAAAGTGTGATAATCCATTGTCTTCATATATTCAATCAGCAGTGAATCGAATGCGGTTACCTTTATACTTTTCATCCCGGTCTCATCAAGGGATTCCCTGATAAGCCTTACCCTATCTTCAACAGGGAAACAGAGTGATTTTGAAGAACGGGTCACAACGGCAATTTCAATGTCACTGAATATCCTTCCTGCCCTTCTGATTATATCAATATGTCCGAGAGTTAAAGGATCAAATGTGCCAGGATAGACTATTTTCATCGTACATCCTTCATTCTTTTCCAGTTCAGGTAACTGTCTCCGTACTTCCTTCTGTTCCAGTTTTTCCGCATAGCTGTTTCAGGTCCGCATTCAACGAAAACAGTTCCATGCGATGACAGGATACTGTTCCAATCCAGGGAACTTATCCATTCGTACAACCTGTTGTATTCATATGGAGGATCGATGAAAACAACATCAGGCACGGAATCCATTCTGTTAATATAATTCTTAAAATCTCCAGTGATGATAGTAGCTTCATCATCGGAATCGTGCTCACTGAGGAAACCACGGATGAACGATGCTGAACGGGGATTCCTGTCGATAAATACACAATGCGAAGCTCCCCAGCTCAGGGCTTCAAGTCCCACAGCCCCGCTGCCGGCACAGAGATCCCATACAACAGCGGAATCTATGAGATCCCTTCCAGCTATATCCAGAAAAGCGCCACGAACCAATGATGAAGTTGGCCTGCACAGTTTGGAAGAAGGGCGGAGAATGTGACCTTTCCACTTTCCCCGCCCCAGTCTGATCACACTGACCTCGTTTTAGTAAGGCCTGATAATGTGCGGTGTAACGAATATTACAAGTTCCGTACTGTCCTCACGTTCGGAGTTATACGAGAAAAGCAGATTGCCGAGTAAGGGTATATGACCAAGTATCGGGATTGCCCTTCTGACAGTTGTACGTTTGCTTCTCATTATTCCGCCGATAACAGCTGTGGAGCCGTCGTCTATCATAAGCGTTGTATTTGCGCTTTGAGTCAGGATTATTGGCTGCTGCGCAGATGTAGCTTCTCCTGAGAGTTCGCTTACAACAGGATTGAGCTCAAGAGTTACATTATTGTCAGCGTTGATATGTGGCGTAACCGTGAGTTCAACTCCAATACTGTACATCGATATATAAACGTTATTACTCTGGTCCTTCAGAGTTAGCGGTATTTCCTTACCGGACATAACTGTACCGGTCATATTGTCGATAATCGCTATTCTCGGTTCCGACAGGATATGCGCGTGATTCTGTGATTCCAGCATCGAAAGAGTCGCGTTCACATCGAACATGCTCGTAATCGTACCGAAAGAGATCGAACCAGTCGGGTCACCAACTGCAAGACCGTTGGAACTTGCACTGCCTCGAGCGAGATTATTTGACCTTGCAAGGTTCCCGAGAGACCAGTCAATACCCATTTCATTCGCATAGCTGGCATCTATCTCGACCAGTTTTGCCTCTATCATGACCTGCGCGGTAGGGCTGTCAAGTACCGGAAGAAGTCTGCCTACTTCCTCTAGTTTGTACGGTATATCCGTGATAATTACGGAGTTTGTTCTGTTATCAACAGAAATCTGGCCTCTTTCGGAAAGAGCGGTGGCGAGAGCGCTGTTCACACTTTCCGCTGTGGCATACCTTATTACGAATATTTCTGTCTGGAGGTCCTGGAGATTCTCTCTTTCATGACGGGTAGAAGCCATCTGGTTTATCTCCGTATAGAAACTTTCTCTGGGCATTACCCTCAATACGTTACCCTGCATGCTGGCTACAAGGCCCTGTGAATTAAGAATTGCGGTCAGAGCATCTCTCCAGCCAACGTTATGCAGCCTTGCAGTAACAGACGCAGTATAGTCTTCCGGAAGCATTATGTTCAATCCACTGACATCTGAAATCGCACGTAAAACTGTCCTCAGACTTGCGTCCACCACATCGATTGTTATGCTTCGTCCGCCTACTCCTGACCATTCCACAGGGAACCCGTCATCTACTTCGCGATGTCCTTCACTTATACGGATACCCCGTGAAGAGGTCATGATAGACTGTCCCGAAAGTGTTGAGTGTGCCGGAGAGGATAACGGCGCCACATCTCCGCCCGTAATTACCGGCACAACGTATTCTGAGGTTGCTGACCATGCGGCAAAAGGTATGCCGGTGGGGTCTGTCTGCATCTCGAGAATGAGTTGTCTCCCATCGAGTGAAGCACTGTAGTTGAGAAGTTCGCCGTTAACGTCGATGATCAATCTTACAATACCTTCAGGTGGAGCTTTGTACTGGCTCGTTCTGATAGAGAGAACACCTCCCCTGTTTATGGAATAGTCCATAGAGGGGAGCGAATGCACAGCATCGCCAATATCCAGAACGATCCTCATCGGATCGGTCAATAAGAATCTCTCGTACGAAATCGCATCATCGGCGGTTATTGTAACCAGGGTTACGTCGCCGCTGGGTACTACCGAGATATCGGTAACCCTGTACGCTGCCGCCGGCAATGCCAGCAGCAATAGGAGACTACATACAGTTAACAGACGCATTACAAACCACCTTCTTCATGAAGACGCAGAGAGTAAATGGTTGGGATTGTGGTCTCCCCTCCACCTCTCGCGCTATAATCAACTATTACATCCTGAATTACAATAACTTCACTACTGGTAATCTCAGCAACATGGGAATTATTAGCGAGAACAGTTTCTTCGTAGAGTATGTACGGAACACCAAGCCCATCTTCAACCATAGCCAGATCACCGCCAACGGGATCAAGTGCTATTCCAACCAGCCTGAATTCCTCGATAGAGATTTCATTAAGATTCCTTCTGGCATCTCTTTCCTCATTTGAAAATTCCGTGAACGGGTCAGGCCTGATGGAAACCGATTCATATATCCTGAATGTTCCTCCACCAGCTTGAATTATGTCATCCACAGAATCTGTCGATCCCTGCATCCCGCTGGCGCTCTGTCCTGCCATAGTGCAGGATACCCGCTGGGTTTCATAATATGGAAGGCTGGTTTCAACTTCACCAAGGCCGGAATATACTGTAATTCCGAGGTCATCGAATGCCCAGACAGGTTCCTGGAAACCTTCCATTGCAAACAACCTTGATGGCTCAAACGAAGGAGCTTCAGCTATCACATCACCCGGTGACATGATCGTTGATATCCCGTTCTCCGCCAATACAAGGCCTCCATCGTACAGCCGGCCATCTGAGTGATAGTTCCATTCGCCCTGTGAAGTTCTCACGTAAATAGTATCGTTTACCCCCATGAACAGGATATTGTCCGACGAAGCAAGAATATCTCCTTCGGGCGATTCCTCGAACTGCCAGAGAGCAACCGATGGATCAAAAAGCGCAATTCCACCGCCTTCAATGCTGAATATCCAGTCCGGTCCTATCCGCTGTAGGTCGCCCCGTGGATTCAACTCTTCAGAACTGGAATAAACCGTAAAATCGCCTTCCTTCCTGATAGCCAGATCTCCGTTCGATCCCAGAATGGCAACATCACTATTACTGGATGCAAGCTCCATCGGAGAGAAACCGTCCGGAAGTGATTCGTAAACCGCTTCGCAGTTTCTTTCGTTGAAGACAATGTATTCGGTTTCCGTTACTAATGAAGGTGTCTCTCCATTCAGATCGAAATCAAGAACATTGCTGATGTCTTCAAGGTGATAGGCATTCCACCTTCCGTCTGTTCTGTTGAACTTGAGAAGGCTTCCCCCCTCGAAAAGCAGCCATGCTGAGTTTTCTCCAGCCTCAGCCATTACAGGTGAGGACTGAGACAGGGCCATTTCAATCCAACCGTGAATATCGGAATTCGATACAACCGTTATGGATGAACCTGAATGATCAACCATTGAAGTATCTTCATCTCCGTTTTCGCCACAGCCGAACATCAGGAAAACCGCAGCTGCTGCAAGAAGGGCTGTGTAAGTCAATCTTGATACTCTCATATCTTCTGCTCCCTTCCCTACGGCTGGACGAAGGCTGAAACTGTGAAATTCGCCTCCATGTTATCGTAGCTTCCGTCTGAAGCCTTCTTCTGTATTACAGTCAGATCTGAAACCGAAGTTATCATCATCTGCTGAGTCAACTGATCAAGAAAAACACCAAGTCTATGAAATCGTCCAGAGAGCTGAACCTGCCATCCGTACACAAGATAATCCCCCTGCGTACTTGGCGGAAGAGGAGTGAGAGTATTAATCTGCAAACCGCTGTTCTCCGCATTCTCCGTCAGCATATCCAGTACTTCATCCTGGTCGTAGCTTCTGGGAAGATATCTATCGAGTTCAGCAAGCTGTTGATTAAGGCGGTTGATCTCCTGTTCGGTTATTGCCATATCCGATGCGGTTCCCGACTGGAGTGAACTGAGTTCGGCTCTTTTCATATTCAAATTCTGTTCGGCCCTCTCAATTTTCTCAGTTATTTCGGAAGAGAACTCCCTGGGATATAGATATAGCAGAGCCGCTACAAGAAGAACACCGACTATTAGAATATAGGACCTGGGGTCTCTGAGATAGGCATTCATACCGTAACCCCCTCGTATATTAACTGTTCATATATAATTAAGTATCCCATCAGTTAGACCCGCCGAGTTTACCCTCTGTAAACATACTCAGATCAATATCGTATAGATTAAGCGTATCTCCACCGAAAACGGTGAAGATCGAGTCTTGAGATGATCCTACGCCGCCACCGTAGTTATACTGATTTAATCCAGAATACGCCGTAACACCGAATTTAACTGCTCCGGTAATGCTGCATGAAGTGTCAGGATACATCTGTATCTCGAACCAGAACCTTCCGTCGGCTCCCGTGTTTGTTACGTACGATTCAGGTGTACCAAATGTCATAACGCCAATACCTTCAGCAAAGGTTGTATGGGATGTGTCGGCAAAGATCAATCCTCTAACGTAAACCCTGGTATCATCCATTCCCACCGGGTTACATCCTGCAATTGCCAGTACAACCAGCAGACCTAAAACTGAAATTGCGAATATTTTCATGATTCCTCCCCTGTGTTATCAGGATGATCCTCCGTATTTGAGGATTCTTCAAAAGCTTCCATTAACGCGCTTGTATCACCTGCAAATTCTCCCACCAGGGATGCCAATGCAGAGGAATTTACTCCAATTATCATATCAAAATTGTATCGTCTGCTTCCGGTTCTGCTTGCCTCTGAAGCAAGTGTATAAGTCTGTCCGTAATCGTCAAGAGTGAATAGCGAAGTTCTGCCATCCGGCATGATC from Candidatus Aegiribacteria sp. carries:
- a CDS encoding type 4a pilus biogenesis protein PilO; translation: MNAYLRDPRSYILIVGVLLVAALLYLYPREFSSEITEKIERAEQNLNMKRAELSSLQSGTASDMAITEQEINRLNQQLAELDRYLPRSYDQDEVLDMLTENAENSGLQINTLTPLPPSTQGDYLVYGWQVQLSGRFHRLGVFLDQLTQQMMITSVSDLTVIQKKASDGSYDNMEANFTVSAFVQP